The genomic window ccttatctctctctctcttcttaatTTGTTGCATCTTACAACGAACGAATAAGCAACAGTTGCTTCTTGTATGTACAAGTTTCGACATCATAACAATCAATAAATCCTTGTCATTAACCGGACGACACGGTAATATCTCACACTTGATGACCAACTCCTGCAAGCtaaacaaacttaaaattttttttaaaaaaaaaactcacaaaaACAAAACCACTCAAATCAATTAATTCGATCGTCTACCgctgtatatatatgcttcttgTGTACTCTGCTGTATCGAATTATCATTTGGTTCATCGATCCATGGAGAGAAATGTTTTCTTGTGTGTTCGATCGCTAGCTTAGCTATGGCGCCGGGCAGCCCATCTCGTCGCGTGCCtggatgaagacgatggcggcggcgtagtGCGCGAGCGCGCCGGCGATGACGAGCGCGTGGAAGATCTGGTGGCTGTGGCCGCACAGGTCGAACATGCCGGGGCGCCACCGCTCCGGGACGCGGGTGAGGTAGAACGCGGTGCCGGCGAGGTAGGACGCCGCCATGGCGCCCTCGTACGCCAGCGTCACGTTCCGGCGGGGCTCGTGCCAgttgacggcgacggcgtgggcggcggggacgacgcCGGAGAGGCCCATGGCGACGAACAGCAGCGCGCGGTGGGCGCGGTACCTCGCCGCGCTCAGCCTGGGCGACATGAGCGCGTACACGGTGGCCACCCCGGCGGCGGTGATCGCCGACAGGTACACCACCTGCCACCGCGGTTCGCACTGGAAGATGTAGTAGATGGGCGGGAAGAAGGAGACGACGATCATGACGGCGATGCCGGTGTAGTCGAGGCGGATGAGGAACAGGTTGAGGCGGTGCGAGTGGCACGACAGGAGGTGGCACGCCGCGCTGCTCAGCAGGCAGAACATGGCGCCCGCGAGGAACACGAAGAACGGCCACcgcgttgtcgccgccgccgccgccgtcaccggccacgccgccgccatggcgccggCGCTCGACGCCGGGCTCGCCTGCATGAACGACGCCGCGCCCTGGCCAATGCATGGACACACACGCCAAACTCGATCAAACCATTGACGTGACACGACAGCTGATCGGACACCGATCATCATTGTAGCATATCACATCGAAGTATAATATGTCATTAAACATCTGAAAGCAATATACTCTCCAAATTAAAGCATATGCATTAGAATTTAGAAGACTGGGAACACCGAATTATTGCGACGACATTCGTTTCAACGCTTGAATAGAACATCTAACCATATTGGTGTCCGAACTCCGAACAAATTCATCTTCCTTATCTAAAAATTTCTATTTGGTTACCAAACACTGTTCTTTGGTCAAGAACAGTTGGGAAGCCATGACAAGCAATGAATTTAGCTAGCAAGTAATTAATTATGCAAAAAAATGAAGGTTTACTATGGTTGCCCAAAATTGTCTACCAACTAGTCTCAATCACAAAAAGAGAGGACAACTGTTACCATATGAGGATGGAAGAAGGTTTGGTATGAAAACACAAAGGGAAGGATCACACGCGATAAACTGCTACCACGTTCATGCAAATATCGCCTTGTATATGTGTCCCCAATGTTTGCCAATTTTAGTGACCCCTAACCTCTTAACCTCCCAAAATCTTCCCCTCAAGTCTCAAAATCTTCCCTTTGGTGGTTGCATGATGTATCTTGTCAATCTAGACATCCAAGGCACAAGGATCTCAAGAAGAAAAGATAACCCGCGGAGACACTGGAGTCGTGTCGTAGCGGGTAGACTTAATCATCACAATCACCAAGTCACAACCAAGTCCTATGAACACATCACCAAAGCTTAACATCTTGTGGTGAAGTGAAGTGGCCAACACTTAATCTAGGATTTGTCATGAATGGGCACCAGTAAAAGGGGACCTAATTTGGCAAGGTTCATCAGGTAAAGGTGAAAGCAATCAGAAGCCCCACCCAACACTTTGGCCCAGCTGCCATCCAAAAAGTCCAAATCATGCACATCTGAACAAACAGAAGGAAACAGGACAGTACTGAAAAGTGGAGCCACTCAAAGCTGCACAATGAATCTCCTAAGCATGTGGATCTAACCAGCCCAATAATATTACTGCAatccagtatttttttttcttatcagtAACTTCTACTTCTATCACAGGAATGAATGATTTCAGGAAATAGAAGCTTTACTCACAGAGAGGACATCTCCAATGTTGCTGGAGACATTTTCAGCAACCTTTGAGATTGGCCTGCAGTCAAATAGAAGTACaattctcagaaaaaaaaaagggacagaCAGTGAACAGAATATTAAGCATGCAAAGCACATAGACATCTGAAATAAAAACTGCAACTTGTCATTTTCCAGGTTGTATGGAATTGGAGTGAATTTGTTGGTGAGATTTAATTTGTCGATACACAAGCAGCTAGATTTATCGAAACTCTCATGCTATCACTCAGCATAATTTGATTAACAAGAAACAAGTAGGATGTAGAATCCTATTCAGTGCCTTAAAACGTTAAAATATTCATCTCACAGCTACTGAAAAACTAAACTATTTCGTGCTACTAATTCCAGGACACATTAGCCAAGATTTTAACCAAACAAATTCCACTGAGGCTTTCACAAACTCACCAGGAGAGGTGTCCGATGAGATCAGCAACCTGGGGGAAGTACTGGCCAAGATGCAGGACGGTGAGGCCGAAGAACAGCACGAACCCAAGAAGATGCCTGAACAAACACCAAGAACACCCACACGATGAGCAGCAAGAACACAACACACAAAGCTGAACCAGAATCAAATTCAGAAAAATTCAGGTTGAAATCCATACGTCCAGATGTTGATGGTCTCGTTGTGCCAGGAGAAGAGGCTGAGGAGGGCATTGAGGATGGGCCACTCGGAGCGGTAGTAGTCGAGGATGAACTCGTTCTCCTTCATGTAGTCCGGCAGCTCGTGGTAGCTCACCAGCCTGcactccttcctcttctcctccctcttctgctgcttcctcttcttcttgctccctcctcccttcgccggcgccgccgccgccgccggagcaagCTCATCATGGTAGGCGCTCTCCATGGTGGCCATGGCTGCCTCCTCTCCCATAACTTCTTGGCCTCTTCAGGGGAAAGGTTTGTGCAGTGCTTGGCTGGCTAGCTGTGGCACGGGGTTAAAAAGGGAAAGAGCCTAGGACACAGGAGATGGAGCAGCTTTCGCAAACAAGCCAAGAAAATGGTAGCTAGAGTGCAGTGCTATCCAAGTCAGTTTCTTTAATTTTCTTCTCAATGCAGCATGCAATATCagcaaataatgccaataaatTTGATGCTACAGCAATGAAATActgaaatggatttttttttgtagaaaTGGATATTGATGAGATGATGAGATTTGTAGGTGCAAATGGCGTGAGATTGTGTGTATTTTGGGTGAGAGTATACGCTGCGAGAGCAATGGAGAGGGGGGTTTTATTTGGTATGAGGTGGAAGAGGACAAATACAGGTAGAGTAGGAGGACAACCACATCAATACTGTTGCTAACAGGGCTTGGAAAAagatactactactacagtGATGTATTTTTCTTCTATAAAAGTCCATGTCAAATACCAGTGAAATATTGATTAAATGCCTTTGGACACCTAACTCAAGAATTTCGATGTGTCTGCATTATTGCTAAGCATCAATATTGttgaaatcattttttatatagCCTGAGGGTATTGGTTTATAGTTAACACTCTTAATAGTGGTATGTCATTTTTTACACAGTTTGACAGCAGTGGTGGATGCAATAATGGCGTAGCCAACAATAGGTTCaatgtaaaatatatatatacgatgataacagagaagaggagaaaagagatgGTGCGGCAGTGCATAAAAAAGGGAGCATAACTAGGTGTCAAAAAAAGTCTAGCAAGTTCATTATCACTTTCACCACACAACACATTTACGCTTACATGCATGTATGACTATGTGCATCTACGAGGTAGAGAGAATAAAgatataaaaccttttcattaCAAAAATATGCCCCCCCAACATTATATTTGACGCTACACACAAACTTATGTCGATATTATATGACGTCAAATATTA from Oryza glaberrima chromosome 6, OglaRS2, whole genome shotgun sequence includes these protein-coding regions:
- the LOC127778067 gene encoding heptahelical transmembrane protein ADIPOR1, with amino-acid sequence MGEEAAMATMESAYHDELAPAAAAAPAKGGGSKKKRKQQKREEKRKECRLVSYHELPDYMKENEFILDYYRSEWPILNALLSLFSWHNETINIWTHLLGFVLFFGLTVLHLGQYFPQVADLIGHLSWPISKVAENVSSNIGDVLSGAASFMQASPASSAGAMAAAWPVTAAAAATTRWPFFVFLAGAMFCLLSSAACHLLSCHSHRLNLFLIRLDYTGIAVMIVVSFFPPIYYIFQCEPRWQVVYLSAITAAGVATVYALMSPRLSAARYRAHRALLFVAMGLSGVVPAAHAVAVNWHEPRRNVTLAYEGAMAASYLAGTAFYLTRVPERWRPGMFDLCGHSHQIFHALVIAGALAHYAAAIVFIQARDEMGCPAP